The genomic DNA GCGAATCATCGACGGGCTTCTCCGATCTGCTCACCAACAAGCCCCGCACCCTGCCCGGGGACGAAGCTTCCGGCGGTGGTGTCCTGATCGCGGAGGTTGACCCTCAGCAGCCGGTCCTCGTGACGCCATTTTGGCCGGGAACCAGTGGTGGGCAACCCATGGCCCCGCCATCGGTGACGGGGCATGCCGAGCGCATCGCCGTCGACAACCGATTGATCAACGGCTTGGCCAACGGAACGCTCGTGTCGGCGGGCGAAAACGGCCCGCGGATCGAAACCCTTGCAACCAATTTTCGAAGCCTCCCCAGCGAAGCAGGGACGGCCATTCAGGGCCCAGGGACGGGCCAGGCGCCAGCGACTGGCCCAACTCTGGGCGCCGGGGACGACGCTTCGCCTTTGCTGCTGACCACGCTAAGCGCTGAGGCAGGCCAGCCAAAACCGCTGGTCGAGGAAACAACTCTGCCGCTGCCGGGCAGCCTGACGCGGTCAACGACGGCGGCCTCGGTTCAACCTGCCGTGCCGACGAATGCCGGGCCCGGCGGCAGCTCGGAGAAACCGGGTCGCACGGGTCCACTCATCGACAGCCAAAGCGGCAGCGGCCTGCTGGCGAATCAGACCCATTCGACCACCACCCAGACATCGGTCAAGGCCCCGGAGGGGCAGCCCCTCGCGGGTTTTCAGCCGAACGCGTCTGCATCCCTGTTCGCCGCAACGACGCTGGGGGCGGCATCGGCGATCGGCGACGGCCTGTTTACGCTACGACGCGGCGCCGTTGAGCTCACCGGCAACCCGCCGCCCGCGCCGGCTTCCAGCGTAAACCCGACGGCGACGCCGGCGGTCAATACGGCACCCGCCGAGCTGAGCACCGCCCTGTCGACAGACCGCAGCAACGTTCAAACGACGCCGGTCGTCCAGGTGGCCGACCAGGTGAAGATGATGGTCAAGGGGGAGCAGCGCGAAGCCCAGCTCCAGCTCCATCCCCGCGAACTCGGCGCGGTCAACATCCGCATCGCGCTGAATGCTGACCAGGCGAGCGTGTCCATCGAGGCCAGCAATCCGGACCTGTACCGCGAACTCTCCAGCGCCCTGCCCAGGCTGCGGCAGCTGTTTATGGAAGAAGGTATGGGGATGGCCCAGCTTGCTCTGGATATGGGCCAGTCGCAGCAGCAGGAGCAGCAAGCGCTCGCTCAGGAAGCCCAACTTACCGGCCCGTCCACTCCTGAGCAGAGCCCCAATGCTGTCGAGGCTGCTGCGCCGGTCATTGTTAGAAAGAACCCCGACGACGAGCGTTCGCTGGACCTCTACGCTTAAGGGGCTGCGGCCCCGCTGACGGAGTATTGACTCCCGTCGTCATTATTCCGACACCCGCCAGGAAAACTACATAAAAATCATGTAGTTAAGTTTTGGCATCATATTTGCTTTTCTGTTCTCACAAAAGATTTACCTGAGGACAGAAACATGCCGGACCAAGCCATCGAACTCGACAGCGGCGCCGCACCACCCGCCGCAGGCCCGGGCAAGCTGCTGACCATCTTAGTCGGCGCCAACCTTCTGATCACGGTCGCCATGGTCGCCATGCTGGTGCTCAAGGTCGGCCCGTTCGACCTGACGCCGCCGATGGAAGGTGAGGAAATGGCTGAAGAGATGGAGGAGGAACTGCCGCCTCCCATCTACGAATCCATGGACAAGCCGGTAGTGGTCAACTTCCGCTCCGGCAACAAGGAACGCTACCTGCAGCTGGTCGCTCAGTTTCTCACCCGCTCAGACGAGACGGTGCTGGAGATCCGCAACCACATGCCGGCGATTGTTGACGGCATCTACCGTCAGCTCGGCCAAACCCAGTTCGGTGAGCTGCAGACGCTGGAAGGCCGCGAGGCGCTGCGGATGAGCGTGCTTAAGCTCACTCAGGAGATCCTCGAGAAACACACCGGCGAGCCGGGCGTCGAAGAAGTCTTTTTCACCACGTTCGTGTTTCAGTGACATGAGCAGCGAGGAAATCCTCAGCCAGGAAGAGATCGACGCGCTGCTCGACAAAGCCGACTCCGTCGCTAAGAAAAAGATTCGGGACGGCTTAACGGACGAGGTCAGCAGCTACGATATCTTCAATCCGCCGGCGATTAAGACCAGCGGACTGCCGGACGTTGAGCCACTTGTCGACCGCCTGATCGAGCGGCTGCCTCCCAGCCTCGAGCCACCGCTGTCCAAAATCTGTTCGGTGGTCAGCGGTCCCCAGCCCGAGCTGATGGAATACAGCGAATTTCGGCAAACCATCGAAAGCCCAACCGCCATGCTCAGCATCGCCTTACGCCAGGCCCAAGAAGGCCTCCTGGTGACCGTTTGCCGAAACGCCGCCCAGTCCATGGTCGGAGCGCTTTTCGGTGGCAGCGGCAAGCCAACCAATCGCGACTATCTTTCCCGGATCGAGCACCGGATTTCCCAGAAATTTCTGGAAACGGTGATGGCCGTGCTGGGTCGTAGGGAGGGCACGGGTGTTGAGGCTCGGTTCGACTTTCAAACCAACCCGGTTGCCCTGCCCGGCCCGTCCGACGAAACCACGCTAGCGGTTCTGCGGCTGAACCTGGCCATCGGCGACGGCGGCGGCGAGCTTTGCCTGGCAGCTGCACCGGAGGTCTTCAGCGATCTCCTCGGCAAGCCGGCCGATCCCGGCACATCCGACGAAGCCTGGAAGGAGCAGATCGCCTACGCCACCACCGAGGCTCGCGTCACGCTGTCCGCCCGAGCCGCTGAGGTATCGCTCGGCATCGGTGACCTGCTACGGGTGGCCCCTGGCGACTTCATTCCGGTTGATATCGATCAAAACGTGGTCCTGTGTGCCAACGGCCAGCCGCTGCTGCGAGGCCTGCTGGGCGTCTCGGGATCCATGAACGCCGTCCACATCCTGGGTCCGGTGGCCAAACCGTCCAACGACATTCCACGCCTTGAACAAAGAGCAAACCCTCATGAGTAACGACCAGACCACGGAAGCCGGCCCCGACGAGGGTGCGGAGAACATGCCACCCCCGCAGCCGGACCTGCCCGATATCGGCACCACCCGGGATGCGGTGTCCCTCGACAATCTCGAGCTTATCCTCGACGTTAACGTCACCCTGTCGGTACAGGTCGGCACCACCCGGATCGCGATTCGGGACCTCCTGCAGATGAGTCAGGGTTCGGTCCTCGAACTCGACCAGCCGGCGGGTATGCCCATGGACGTGCTGGTCAACGGCACCCCAATTGCCCACGGTGAGGTGGTGATGGTGAACGACCGGGTGGGAATCCGGCTCACCGATGTCATCAGCCCCCGGGAACGTATCCGGAGCATCAACTGACGTGAACGTCACGGAGATGCTGCCGCAGCTGTTGAGCGCCCTTCTGCTTGTGTTGGGCCTGATGGGCGCACTGGCCTGGCTGGCGCGGCGGATGCGACTGCCCCACCTGGCCGGCAACCGGGAGTCGGCGCTGCAGCTACGCAGTTCCATGAACCTGGGGCAGCGGGAAAAGCTTGTGGTGGTTCAGTTTGAGGGTGAGCAGATCCTGCTTGGCGTGACGGCCAGCTCGATCAACCGCTTGGCCAGCACGCCCGCAGGACCGGCGGCCGTGGAGATCAAGCCGGAGGCAGCGGCGTGAATCTCTCCCGAATCTTGAGCCTTCTTGGGCTGTTGATCCTGACGACCGGCACCGCTTTCGGTCAGGCTGAGCCTGGTCTACCCGCGGTGGTCGCCTCACCCGCCGAGGGTGGCACCACGGAGTATTCGGTCACCCTGCAGCTGCTGCTGATGATGACCGCGCTGACGCTCCTGCCGTCGGCACTGATCATGCTCACGCCGTTTACCCGCATCATCATCATCCTCGCGATTCTTCGCCAGGGTATTGGCCTTGCGCAGACGCCCAACAATCAGATTCTGATCGGGTTGGCGCTATTCATCACAGTATTTGTGATGGCGCCGGTGTTAAGCGAGATCAACAGCAATGCGCTGTCGCCGTATCTCGACCAGGAAATCTCTTTTCAGGAGGCCCTGGCCGCCGGCCGTGAACCGGTGCGGCTGTTTATGCAGGATCAGGTGCGCGAAGCGGACGTGGAACTCTTTTCTCGCATGCGCGGGCCGCTGCCGGTGTCTGCGGATACGCCGATACCGATGAGCGTACTAATTCCGGCCTACATCACCAGCGAACTCAAGACCGCCTTTCAGATCGGCTTTCTGCTCCTGCTCCCCTTTCTGGTCATCGACCTGGTAGTGGCCAGCGTCCTGATGTCCATGGGGATGGTCATGCTGTCCCCGCTGGTGATCTCCCTGCCCTTCAAGCTGATGCTGTTTGTGATGGTCGACGGCTGGACCCTGATCCTTGGCACCCTAGCCTCCAGCTTCCTGCTCGGAGGCCCGCCGTGACGCCCGAGACCCTGGTCGACGTGGGCCGTCACGCGCTGGTGACGACCATGCTGGTGGCCTCGCCGATCCTGCTGGTGGCACTCTGTGTCGGCCTGGCGATCGGCGTGCTCCAGGCTGCAACCCAGATTCAGGAGATGACCCTGAGCTTCATCCCGAAGCTGTTCGCCGTGCTGGTGACCACCGCCGTCATGGGGCACTGGATGCTGACCGTCCTGGTTGAGTACATGCGCCAGCTGGTCACGAGCATCCCGACACTGCTGGGATGATATCGATGCCGCTCATCCTGCCCTTCGACCTGGCCGCGCTGAATCTCGAAGGGCTTGTCGTGACCTACCTGCTGGCGTTGACGCGGGTCAGCGCCCTGCTGATGGCAACGCCGGTTTTTCGTTCCACCGGCGTGCCCTCACGAATCCGGCTGTTGCTGGCGGTCACCGTGGCCGCGCTGACCGTCGGCACCCTGCCCCCCGGCTATGAAGTCCCCACCTTCGGCTTTAGTCTCATCCCGATCGCCCTGTGGGAGATGGCGCTCGGCCTGGCCATGGGGCTGTGTATCCAGATGGTGTTCGCCGCTCTCACGATTGCGGGCGAATGTGTTGCGGTTGGCATGGGCCTGGGTTTTGCCACGATTGTTGACCCCCAGAACGGCGCCTCGGTGCCGACCATGAGTCAACAGTTTGTGCTGCTC from Pseudomonadota bacterium includes the following:
- a CDS encoding flagellar hook-length control protein FliK, translated to MSESLAQNVPALADFFAGRAAAAGASSQSQAGPKQSESSTGFSDLLTNKPRTLPGDEASGGGVLIAEVDPQQPVLVTPFWPGTSGGQPMAPPSVTGHAERIAVDNRLINGLANGTLVSAGENGPRIETLATNFRSLPSEAGTAIQGPGTGQAPATGPTLGAGDDASPLLLTTLSAEAGQPKPLVEETTLPLPGSLTRSTTAASVQPAVPTNAGPGGSSEKPGRTGPLIDSQSGSGLLANQTHSTTTQTSVKAPEGQPLAGFQPNASASLFAATTLGAASAIGDGLFTLRRGAVELTGNPPPAPASSVNPTATPAVNTAPAELSTALSTDRSNVQTTPVVQVADQVKMMVKGEQREAQLQLHPRELGAVNIRIALNADQASVSIEASNPDLYRELSSALPRLRQLFMEEGMGMAQLALDMGQSQQQEQQALAQEAQLTGPSTPEQSPNAVEAAAPVIVRKNPDDERSLDLYA
- a CDS encoding flagellar basal body-associated FliL family protein → MPDQAIELDSGAAPPAAGPGKLLTILVGANLLITVAMVAMLVLKVGPFDLTPPMEGEEMAEEMEEELPPPIYESMDKPVVVNFRSGNKERYLQLVAQFLTRSDETVLEIRNHMPAIVDGIYRQLGQTQFGELQTLEGREALRMSVLKLTQEILEKHTGEPGVEEVFFTTFVFQ
- a CDS encoding FliM/FliN family flagellar motor switch protein: MSSEEILSQEEIDALLDKADSVAKKKIRDGLTDEVSSYDIFNPPAIKTSGLPDVEPLVDRLIERLPPSLEPPLSKICSVVSGPQPELMEYSEFRQTIESPTAMLSIALRQAQEGLLVTVCRNAAQSMVGALFGGSGKPTNRDYLSRIEHRISQKFLETVMAVLGRREGTGVEARFDFQTNPVALPGPSDETTLAVLRLNLAIGDGGGELCLAAAPEVFSDLLGKPADPGTSDEAWKEQIAYATTEARVTLSARAAEVSLGIGDLLRVAPGDFIPVDIDQNVVLCANGQPLLRGLLGVSGSMNAVHILGPVAKPSNDIPRLEQRANPHE
- the fliO gene encoding flagellar biosynthetic protein FliO produces the protein MNVTEMLPQLLSALLLVLGLMGALAWLARRMRLPHLAGNRESALQLRSSMNLGQREKLVVVQFEGEQILLGVTASSINRLASTPAGPAAVEIKPEAAA
- the fliP gene encoding flagellar type III secretion system pore protein FliP (The bacterial flagellar biogenesis protein FliP forms a type III secretion system (T3SS)-type pore required for flagellar assembly.), with protein sequence MNLSRILSLLGLLILTTGTAFGQAEPGLPAVVASPAEGGTTEYSVTLQLLLMMTALTLLPSALIMLTPFTRIIIILAILRQGIGLAQTPNNQILIGLALFITVFVMAPVLSEINSNALSPYLDQEISFQEALAAGREPVRLFMQDQVREADVELFSRMRGPLPVSADTPIPMSVLIPAYITSELKTAFQIGFLLLLPFLVIDLVVASVLMSMGMVMLSPLVISLPFKLMLFVMVDGWTLILGTLASSFLLGGPP
- the fliQ gene encoding flagellar biosynthesis protein FliQ, with the protein product MTPETLVDVGRHALVTTMLVASPILLVALCVGLAIGVLQAATQIQEMTLSFIPKLFAVLVTTAVMGHWMLTVLVEYMRQLVTSIPTLLG
- the fliR gene encoding flagellar biosynthetic protein FliR; translated protein: MPLILPFDLAALNLEGLVVTYLLALTRVSALLMATPVFRSTGVPSRIRLLLAVTVAALTVGTLPPGYEVPTFGFSLIPIALWEMALGLAMGLCIQMVFAALTIAGECVAVGMGLGFATIVDPQNGASVPTMSQQFVLLGTMLFVAINGHLVALNMVHDSFVMLPPGSQGNLSGGATPLLEWAMAMYANALRLALPVIAAMLLTNLAFGVITRAAPQLNVFAVGFPLMMLIGMAAVMINIGTLLDATASLFEQAFEAAGKLFSGAQG